The following nucleotide sequence is from Corylus avellana chromosome ca7, CavTom2PMs-1.0.
CTTGCCCATTTGCTTTACGTTCCTTATCCTGATTTTTTGAAACATGGTTCAAtcattttctgatttttattattattattttacaccAGCAGGCAGGCAGGCTGACACCTACACCCTtgtagagaagaaaaagaagctttctttctttgaaTACCATGAGaattatattcaaataaataaataaataattctacCGACATGTCGATCGCATGGGGGTGGGAGTGGGCCTAGAGGGTAAGCGAGGCGAGTGACCGCGGTGCAAGCTAGCGCAGATAGCGCACTATGCGGAGATAGAGTGTAAAAAGGAGCATTTAACTTTGCGAAAGAACACGTCacaaaaggagagagaaaatgggaaaaaagagagacaCTTGCATGCAAAAGATGATTTTGTTTCCTTGGATCCCCACcatgtgtttgagagagagctTCTCTGGATTGACTTTTCGTTAGAGTGTCTATCCTGTATAAAACATCTATCATACGCACAAAAGCCAGGCTCCTTTCCTTTCTTGCACGCTTCGATCGGATCGAAGGGCTACGATTCAATGTGGTTTCTTACATTGAGAGGACAAGCCCTTTTTGAATATCCCGCTATTCTTTACAGTAAAAGAGACCTAGCCTTAGCCTAGGACATTACTCCTCAGGCTCAGGGGCCTGATGGATCAAGGTGATGTTCAGCCAATAGGTGAAAATATTTGATCTGGCTTGCATAATTGAGGTCTACCCGGGGCCCCTGAGCGACCTACCAAATTCACCATAACTTAGGTTAtgtgaaaaagttaaaagtaaAAGATTCTTTGGGTGTCGTACTAGATCTTATAATAGCCTGGTGATattaatgtgaaatatttatCTCGTACCTTCCTAATCAAAGCAACAATTTCCGGCAAAAGCATATAAATAATTACATTTCGATACCCTATGTTTATGCTTTATGGAGCGGGTAGTTGACatgatcatttattttattttatggtttatatgaaaatgttttaaataatgttatattattttaaatgtgtTGAAAATTATGAAGTgaatttattcatcttttgaatCTAGCCAGTCATTTTTAAAGGTCCGGGCCGGGGTTAAAACTCaattaccaattttttattttaccagaaaataatttttattaagtcATACTTAATTTCacttgtgtttttattttattttatcttttgctGATAAGTTAGCTAAATCATGATAAATATTAATGattcatttttgttgtttgtcctCTTCCTTCCTTTGGGGGGAACAAAACTCATAGATTATCCCCAAacatctctctatatatataaacccccACTTTCTCAGACAAAACAGTTCATGCTTTGACGCTGCATTGCGCTCCAAgacaaagaacaagaaaatggCGAAACGTTTCAAGCTCCGGATTTCCCGAGTCATCCCATCCTTCCAATCCTGCCGTTCCAAAGACCCCGCCACTCTGCCAGCGGATCCTGTCCCTTCATTCTTCCGACCATCCCCAGTAAGCACCAAACTCACCGACCTCCATTTCCCAGCCACTAACCCACTCCAACCCTCCAAACCCCATCACTCTTCCCTGAAGCGCCACGTTTCGTCTGCTTTTATATCGGTCGGCTGTGGGTTAGGATCAAGAGCCACTCTCTCTGATGACGACCGCACCGAGTCACCCGAGTTCCaatgggaaaaagaagagaactGGCACGTGGTCGCCAAGGTCTACGACGAGACTCCTCGCCGTAAAATCTACAACTCCTCGGTGTCCGGCGAGTCCGACTCCGAAGACGAAGTTTCTGGTCTTGCTCCACCACCACCCCCCACAGCGGAAAAGAAGAAACGAAGAGCCAGAAAGAAGAAGACGGCATCGAAAACCCGCACCAGCACCTCTTCTGCCGATAGCGGACTGTTCAGCAGCGAAGGTCGTGACGAGAGAGACGGCGAGGAGACCGAAACCTTAGTTTCCTCCTCCAGAAGCTTCTCCAGCGATTCCTCGCCGGAGTTCAACTCCCACTTGGAGACAATACGCGAGGTACCACTGAGCTGCACAAGGCGAAAGAAGAGCAACgcgaagaagaagatgaagaaggtgAAGCGGTGCGTTTCCAAGGGTGGGAGGCCTAGGAAGGTGGTGCCGTCGTCTCCGGAGTGCGATTCGCCGGCGAGGCTGTCGATGTTCCAGAGACTGATACCTTGCACGGTGGACGGGAAGGTGAGGGAGAGCTTTGCGGTGGTGAAGAAATCGGAGGACCCGTATGATGACTTCAAGAGGTCGATGATGGAGATGATCTTGGAGAAGCAGATGTTCGACGACAAGGATTTGGAGCAGCTCTTGCACTGTTTTCTGTCTCTGAACGCCAGGCAACACCATGTCGTTATCGTCCAGGCTTTCTCTGAGATTTGGGAGGCTTTGTTCTGTAGAAGATCAACTAGCCGATGCGTTTCTAGGGCTCTTTGAATCAAACCAGTATATAGAGAATAGACTAGAACTagcacttcttcttcttctttatgctTAATTATCAACTCTTAGCTTTGAAAACTTCTGTAGTCTTTCTAGTCTTGAACTTGGGGATGGTTTTCCTTTCTAGTTATCTGTGGGACTCTATTAACGAAATTATAAGGATAAAGttattagttaattatattgTGTTATGGAAAAATTGCTGCAAAATTTGAAGGGAGATAAGGGTTTAGTCTGATCTTGCCACCATAATTAATCACTTCAAACACATAGAATCCAATTAAT
It contains:
- the LOC132187482 gene encoding transcription repressor OFP7, producing MAKRFKLRISRVIPSFQSCRSKDPATLPADPVPSFFRPSPVSTKLTDLHFPATNPLQPSKPHHSSLKRHVSSAFISVGCGLGSRATLSDDDRTESPEFQWEKEENWHVVAKVYDETPRRKIYNSSVSGESDSEDEVSGLAPPPPPTAEKKKRRARKKKTASKTRTSTSSADSGLFSSEGRDERDGEETETLVSSSRSFSSDSSPEFNSHLETIREVPLSCTRRKKSNAKKKMKKVKRCVSKGGRPRKVVPSSPECDSPARLSMFQRLIPCTVDGKVRESFAVVKKSEDPYDDFKRSMMEMILEKQMFDDKDLEQLLHCFLSLNARQHHVVIVQAFSEIWEALFCRRSTSRCVSRAL